The Plasmodium berghei ANKA genome assembly, chromosome: 12 region aatcgTCTAGCGAAACCGCATCGTTGtcccaaaaaaatatcgatttatcattatcctctttttttgctttctcattttctttcattAACTTGTTTTCATCGATATTCATTTCTCCCATTGAAATGcaagaatattttttttcattatttttatatagtttCTCAATTTCTACATGAATGACATTTAAATCGAATAAGAATTGACACTTTTTTACACATGCTATATCTTCAAACAAATTTGTATAAacttccattttttttttttcgtcaaatatataatgtagAGAACatgctttttttatatgatacttgtttttattcttaaataatttatttaataatatatataataataattttaatgcGACATTTACATGTGAAAACAAAcccatttttatataattcaataattttattggGTGATAAAACATCCTATATGATTTCTTTCTTTGagttttttttcgttttaaTTGTGAATTCATTTTACtcttgttatattttttaaaatttctaaacaaatttattttctgaaACGACAGTGAATTACCATGGCTATTTATGTGACTATTTTCATCGTTATCTACAAGAAAATGGTGTTTcgatttttcatttattattttatctttgCAACTTTCTATTGCTTCCTTTTCCGTTTCATCTTCAACCAATATTCCTCGATTAACTACCGTCTGTTCATATTCAGAACTCagttttttcaaaaaaagcaaattattttccaaaaaatatatattccttgaaaaaataagataactatttttatattttaaaatattccaTTTGTTcttattcataatattattgaaTAAAATTACTGACGcgtaataataatttcctTTTTCTTCTATTTGTTGTGTGTGCAAATAGGTATTATTAATACccttgtttattttttttatatttactaaAAAGCTAGCcacaataaaatatacatcCTTTTCGCCTGAACAAgtcataaatattttactttttattttatttctcaATATTTTAGGAAATGAGAGAGATATTATATCAATTCCCTTTCtcttattataatttattgaTTCACAAAAACGTACTTCATCACTAATCAAATTGTTACAAATGTtattgaaattaaaaatatgcaattTTTTGTGTGTAATCAGTGAAACGAAATTATCgtataaacaaatttgcACAATATtagttatattttgaatttgaaaaaagtTAATAATTAACTCATTATTTGGATATATAAGATAGAAATTAAcaacatattttttgttttgataatttttatttatcttGTAGTTTACATGatcattattttctgtttgttgtttttttttattctcaATATGTTCCTCcccaaaattattattaccatCGGTATCATCAAAATTAACTAAAACGATGTGCCCATTTTTTACAGTTTGCATTTTCCTCCTttcaaatgaaaaaagGGAGTTTTCCTCTTccattttaaatatatcataattattttcatagaAAATACTGCTACGATTTTTGCTTACATTTTCAGAATTGTcaatgttattatttaatgtgctatgcttttttttattatttatctCATCATGCTTTCCATAATAATCAATGAAATAGTTATTCCTTTGCTTGTTaaagtttttattatcactattattttgtaaaatgtCATGATTATATGTATGTGATGCTTCCGTATGATTTGTGGCAAtgatatatacattttggTAGGATAGGTAAAAATAggagaataaaaaattggcATTTATTGGACTAAAAAAAGTGAACATATTTCTTAACTTAAgattgatataaataaaattatccTTACAAATCTGTAATGTTGATATTATAAGCAAAtaagcatttttttttttttttttgctatCACTATGGTCATAATCATTTGTAgtgtatgtatatttaatggttaataaaatttcttTCTCATCATTTTTACTAGTTATATGAAAATCTTTTATCATGTAATCTGTAATTTTAAAACTACCTTTTTCTACTTGCGCTATATCTTGTTTAactttatttaaatatatattgttttccATGGTATTATCACCATCATAATTGTTATTAATATCACATTTTGTATCGCTTTTTCTTTCGTTTAACATATTGAAATGCATGGCTTTATTTTGGGAGTTAGAGATTTCCtcacatttattttcatcaaatatgcatatcatttttaaattctgaacaatattaattttttctgactttaacacaaatatattttcacgatttttatcaatacacattaataaaaaaaaggaatcCAAATTTTCTATCattttacttttatataCTAAAGGAATAAGCATTTTCTTCTCTAAAAATTCTTTTGCTGAaattgtgttttttttattttctttgaGATGCTCATAATAATTACAAATTTTGTTTGAATAGctgtaaataaaatgtgttttcaattttaaaaaattgtaaattttgtattttaaaatataatatttgtcTATGTATATGCTGTTTAGGCAACATATAAGagaaaatttttttggTGCTTTCCGTTTTGactttttttcatcattattattttcatgatTGACGTCTCTAATCATATTGTTCGATACATCTCGATTGTTTATGTAACTCTTTATGCTCGTATCAGtaaatttatcattttcaataCCTTcatctatttttatattttgtatttccTGACAAGGATATTCATCAAAATTTGTGcattgttttaattttatgcAAGTTGAAAAATCATAAAGATATAATTTAcaatttaatttgtttaccATGATAAGAACattttgattattattaaaatctatattataaaaaagttgtgaattcatgtttttttttcctttgttcaaaaaaaaatatttatttgcatAACTCTTGGAACAttcacaatttttataatcaaGTATATAACGAACACCTAtacttttctttttttttatccatATATCATTTggtttaataataattttataaaaatctgaattttttgttgatatttttaacgAAAAGGGAGGCATCAAATTGTTTACTACATTTAAAAGCTtctgtaaaaatataaaatttctttcttttattttttcagaaGTTCTAGTACTACTAGTATTGCTTTCATAATTGATGTTCCTGTTTCCTTGTTTATTTGGATTATTGTTAAGATTGTGTATACTATATCTTGAATTTCTtcgattatttttttcatcattataattttgatcGAATGACGAACAGGATGAGTCACTGCAACTAgacaaatttataaaatttgaaatatatgatttttttaattggttaaaataatttctagaattatttttatttaataagaaattatttaaataatcacAAACTCGTTTTACCTTCCATTCaccatattttatattatattcattattagGGATATAAGTATCATCAGTATATATCGAAATTAGTGAAGTATTTAATAGGTTGTATTCAATCTTAgcatttataatataattaaaatttatgtttattgGAACATTCTCATagtttaatatattttttatataaatattattattatatatattaaatattgcatatactgaaaatatcataaaatCTTTTTCATCACTTGTATTTTCAAATTCgctaaaataaatacaattctttattttatttttcattttatagGGAGTAATATCCAAATTTGCTCGCttaaatgatttatttttacaaccATATACTATTAAATATTCGTTTTTTGTTATGTTCATTTTGTTAGAACTATTTCCATTAAATGTGGTAACGTTGttcataataaaattataataatcatattcgttttctttttttaccCAACACCATTTAATATTActtacaattttttcaaagtacagaatatatattctgcAAATAGAAACaaatgttattttattttcacaatTTGTTTGTTCTTtccatatatacatatatccATCATAACATATAGAAACTAAGATTGAAACATTTTCACTTATTCCTTCTTTCCATTTAACGGAATATACTGTATTTTGATGGTGTAAAATATTCAATaggaatatattatttttgtcgGTGTATACATTGGGTGCACTAACTTCCTCTCCTCGATCCATGAGGTCGTCATAAAAACTGCTTTCGTCGCTACAATTGCTGGAATAGCTACTATCACCACAGTCGCTACTATCACTAATGTCGCTATAATCATTACTATCACTATAATCGGTGCATCTTTTTAGTGTTTTATCCTTTTTGCAATATCCACTTGTAGTTAATGGGGTAGTGTTTCCACCAATTATCTTAGGATCATTATAAAATGattcaaaatttattgATTTTTGGTTTCTATTTACATCTGTACATACTCCTGcttcatttaaatatgtatactCGCAAAACAAAGAgctttttgtttttacaaacgtatttttatttctaattttttcatttaatatataggTAATATCATTTAATCTATTATTggatcttttttttcttttacgTTTTACGAAAATTccatctatatttttatcttggTATTTTGCATCATCTTCTTTTATGGGTGCTggattatatattatatcacCATTAGgaatattatgatattgatcatttttaatattattattattatcatctttattttcatttttcttgTTAGGTATTTCAAAACagtaaatattattttcattattttctgGGGAGCATGTACTTtccaaattttttttttttcttttatgcCTTTCTCTTTCTTTCCATCTTATTTGTTTTCTCTCTTTACTTCTTAAACGTTTCAACAATACTTcgtttacaaaaaatatgaaaaccattttatttttgtctctatgttttttatttttttgttctttcTTTAACACACCGGCACCcaaataaacataattttcattatcacaattttcattttgttttttatattttaatgctatatttttattattaaatccatattttaaaatgtctttaataattatatcgTAATAATACAAACCTCCATGAGGAAATATATCATACGAATTTAACGGTTCATAACAATTATGCTCtttatatccattttttggatttttataaaaatcatttttatttatttttatttttttgtttaggTGCAATAAATCCTCATTATTGTATTCATCATAACACACGCTACTATCGCGTATATTTGAGGCATTGCCGTGACATGCTCTGCTCATTATTCGTTTCTTTTGTGTGTACACTATCTATgtaactatatatatatatattgatgtatttatattcacTGAACTGTGGTTTATATGCCCTtactatattttgttattttccATTCGCGAAATCCTTTTAGTTTTTCATGACGCcacgtttttttttgctatATTTACGTTTAACGTTTAAAACGGTTAATTGCAATTAGGTCGTCCGTTTTTTATACTTGGATATGTCTCTTTTAtgtacttttattttagtattctttattttgcTAAATATGAgaatgtattatatatatatatatatatatatacacgtTGTTTCTACTTCCATACACGGCTtggaattattttatttttatggaACAATTCCCAAGGtttaaaaaagttaaaaacGTAGAAATGATATTTAAAAAGTGGAAACAACGAGTagatatacataaaaaatgtaaactTAACGAAATTAACGAATGACGAACTGCACGCAATATacgatataaaaaaaggaataaaataagtaaaaaaggtaaaaaaacatatatattattgtatcatacatatgaaaaatttcAAATTATGCAATTGCTATTTAATTTACTTTTGCTTTTTATTTGccattttcaattttttctattttttttatattcttaaattcttatactttttttcaACGCATTATTACTCGCTTCTCACAATTTTACATACTCCATGCTTactataaaataaaatttattatactcaaaaaatatatgaaatttgtgtaattaatttattttatatttttcttatataatGCTATAATTGATGggtatttaaaaaaaatatattcttcttttacatatatctataatatgcaaattataaatattcatttaatgAAATGTTAATGAGCATGCATATgtatgttatatatataattttaattgaaTGTTTTATTAAGGAATAATTTGTGGAAAAGgttaataaaatggaaTGAATTGCGAGCAATAAACATTATATACACAACTAGCTAATATTAAtccatttatataatacaatattttcttggaaaaaaaaaaagaaaaaaaaatatgactTTGTCATGAGAAAATCATTTATTCGTATTAACAGGCAAGAATAGTCTTATTGTATGCTGCTAGCACTTCAcataatatgcatatgcacatatatacGTTTTTTACAGTCTCGTTGTGACTATAATAACAAAGGCTACATTAtcagtatatataataagctggttttaaaacaaaacgATTCTTTTGtatatctatataattAACCCTAAGCTTgatgtttttttcatttgaaatatatattttttttatgactTCGCAATATGcttatgtgtatatattcaCAGGATAGACAAATTTGGTACATTAAAATAAGTCAATGAAAAAAgttgttaaaaaattgttgtGTGCATATCGGCACAACAaagaaacaaaattaaaaaaaaaatatagtgaAATTAAATGGtatatgatttatatttttgaaaacaagcataatataaatacatcaataaaaaaataattgtgcttaaaaaattgaaaatgcTAATTTGGGTCGAATGGCAAAcatgtaaatatatgataaacaatttttttcattattattcaaaaaaaaataataaagataatacTTATTTAGTAACCTGGTAATTTTAATCGTTTTCCCATATGTACTTGGGGGATGTCTCTGTTTTTTGTGTAAGAATTTTGGCTCCATTTTTTGTGATAAGGATGGTGTGCTCAAATTGAGCAGAATAATAATACCTTGAATTTGATAATGTCCAGTTATCGGGCCAAGTAATAAAATCACAAGAACGTTCCGTTATAATTGGCTCTATTGTAAAAACTAAGTTTTCACACATTTTTCtatcatcattatttaatgtatgtataataaaaggCTCCTCATGAAAATTTTTCCCAATATTATGCCCACATAAATTGGGGACAATAGAATAATATTGATacgaattattttttttttttaaatattcatcCATAACTTttgctatatttttaaaaggaACACCCGGCTTACATATACTTATAGCTTCCATAGTACAATCATAAGCTGTTTTAATTAAAtctctatttttttcaaacatgaattttttcataCTCGTTATACCTTGTTTACTTGtatcaaaaaattcaaattttctattcatttcttttccttttttattcttttccATTCccttttgatatatatactgTTGAAGATTGTTGTATAATTCTCCTTTTTTGggattaaaaataaaatcttCATCATATCTACGATGAAAATTTTCAAGTTCGTCTTCATAATTTtcagaaatattatttgagtcatcattatatgtataatatttatgagCACACAAACTTTCCCCCAAAACAGAGTTAGtattatcatcatattCTTCTATGTATTCAGTTTCATGTTCTTTCGAATTTGGTGGATTATATCTGACTTTTCTAACAGATGGATATTTTCCCTTTTTgactattttatttgttgtTAAATcgaaattatattttataatatattttgtatgtTTAGTTCTAAgtttatcatttaaatatatatagtcatatttttttttccgtttttttttttcttcttttgaaattttttgaaCGATAAAACTTTCACACATATCAGCATGGTATCCATCTTTATACACACTTATATCAACCTTTAcaatatcattttcatataaaacattattatCTGGTATACCATGacataatatttcatttattgaTATACATGAGCTTTTAGGAAATAAGTGATAATTTAATGGAGAGGGGTAAAATCCATTATTCa contains the following coding sequences:
- a CDS encoding methionine aminopeptidase 1c, putative, whose amino-acid sequence is MNVHIFLLLLFCGIFLCKKNSNNSNFRIIHQNGTRGNTKRNVKCVRKKKQYNYIHPNEISKNKNDIRYHHYNFLITTCTHKKKLLTKKEKFKRQYNLNNSGEGFSNTIHNNVKKNTNNYSEEQLPSYHKYIENFKTRKIIHPSIRITDHDKKFMKCKESYNKLYSHLTETELFENFSYVGRQRKGILSPKYYLPKYIERPNYHKTGTPIYVNYENNSKSKEYISMINSNNEKDKNDYKTYSTTNKYEYNNVKNDYDIEIISRNCKFARNLMDDISYIICEGITTNDIDIYILNKCVNNGFYPSPLNYHLFPKSSCISINEILCHGIPDNNVLYENDIVKVDISVYKDGYHADMCESFIVQKISKEEKKKRKKKYDYIYLNDKLRTKHTKYIIKYNFDLTTNKIVKKGKYPSVRKVRYNPPNSKEHETEYIEEYDDNTNSVLGESLCAHKYYTYNDDSNNISENYEDELENFHRRYDEDFIFNPKKGELYNNLQQYIYQKGMEKNKKGKEMNRKFEFFDTSKQGITSMKKFMFEKNRDLIKTAYDCTMEAISICKPGVPFKNIAKVMDEYLKKKNNSYQYYSIVPNLCGHNIGKNFHEEPFIIHTLNNDDRKMCENLVFTIEPIITERSCDFITWPDNWTLSNSRYYYSAQFEHTILITKNGAKILTQKTETSPKYIWEND